In Thermithiobacillus plumbiphilus, the genomic window TCGAGCATTTTGAATGACGGGATACCAATGACTAAAATCACCTTTCTGCCCCATGCCGAAATCTGCCCCGAAGGCGCCGAGGTCGAGGCCGAGCCGGGCGAAACCATCATCGAGGCGGCCATGCGCAATGGCATCGTGATCGAGCACGCCTGCGAGATGAGCTGCGCCTGTACCACCTGCCATGTCGTCCTGCGCCAGGG contains:
- the fdx gene encoding ISC system 2Fe-2S type ferredoxin, translated to MTKITFLPHAEICPEGAEVEAEPGETIIEAAMRNGIVIEHACEMSCACTTCHVVLRQGFDSLEPAEETEEDLLDKAWGLEPTSRLSCQAVVEDQDLVVEIPKYTINLEKERH